In one Magallana gigas chromosome 9, xbMagGiga1.1, whole genome shotgun sequence genomic region, the following are encoded:
- the LOC117691954 gene encoding mu-type opioid receptor-like, with protein MQTVENVTSQHGEATLLCEKWDILILVITTLIFLFGFIGNLITASKVIIEKKLHKPVPVCICCLAIADLLTLCFQYARVPLSHCRIEVSISTRETFLNLTAIMVHSSAMHIVLLALVRYGLIVHPFTMKYWLTSGKVVIASLLFWLLSLAIGLLYGLYNRQYYLGNIDEHTDAIVQLTIALYILIVPICFFAGLYVVEMKVMRKSLLPEKSFYIKKISKMISLIMVLYIAFLAPYVIADSLRLLYMKEILSMDQRRFETMKNVMFNLARLFILLNYSINPFVYFLFIR; from the coding sequence ATGCAAACAGTGGAGAATGTGACGTCACAGCATGGCGAAGCCACTCTTCTCTGTGAAAAATGGGATATTCTTATATTAGTGATTacaactttaatatttttgtttggatTTATTGGAAATCTGATCACAGCTTCGAAAGTGATTATcgagaaaaaattacataaaccgGTGCCCGTATGTATCTGTTGCCTGGCCATCGCCGACCTTTTGACCCTGTGCTTTCAATATGCCCGTGTGCCTCTATCCCATTGTCGTATAGAGGTGAGTATATCTACCCGGGAAACATTTCTGAACTTGACTGCGATCATGGTCCATTCCTCCGCTATGCATATTGTTCTTCTGGCTCTAGTCCGCTACGGCTTGATCGTACACCCGTTTACCATGAAGTACTGGCTCACTTCCGGGAAAGTCGTCATAGCTTCCTTATTGTTCTGGCTGCTGAGTCTAGCGATCGGACTCCTGTACGGCCTGTACAACCGACAGTACTACCTGGGCAATATCGACGAACACACGGACGCCATTGTACAGTTAACCATCGCTTTGTACATTCTGATCGTGCCCATCTGCTTTTTCGCGGGTTTATACGTGGTGGAGATGAAAGTGATGAGGAAATCGCTTCTTCCCGAGAAATCcttctacattaaaaaaatctccAAGATGATCAGTTTGATCATGGTCCTGTACATAGCTTTCCTGGCACCGTACGTCATAGCCGATTCTCTGCGGCTCTTATACATGAAAGAGATTTTATCCATGGACCAGAGGAGGTTCGAAACAATGAAAAATGTGATGTTTAATCTAGCGCGACTTTTTATTCTGTTGAATTACTCTATAAACCCGtttgtgtattttctttttattcgtTGA
- the LOC105336106 gene encoding xaa-Arg dipeptidase yields the protein MDVQKLRDVACAEIDRNAEDLAALSNVLWTNPELALEEFIAHDALTTFLDKQDFDQVEKNFVLPTGFRAVFGDKSKGPHVAIMSEFDALPDIGHACGHNLISEVGVAAALGVKAALKSVDVPFGQVSLLGTPAEEEHGGKIDFIKAGVFKDVDAAMMAHPAQYEVLRPNYVAISEIIIDFIGVEAHAAEFPWEGVNALDAAILCYNNVSCMRQQLDPGWMIHGIVTDGGARPNIIPRRASLEYYIRTPKNRDLKKLERKLRNCIQGAALATNCEVQVKVRSSFLNLLSNETMIKKYEEYTTQLGTEVDTDETHQALGGGSTDMGNVSYEVPSIHPDFAIGSDCNTHTKEFTPAAGSKEAQIYTLRAAKSLAMLCIDIMTDKDLLDKIKQEFEEESQ from the exons ATGGATGTACAGAAGTTACGTGATGTAGCATGTGCAGAAATCGACAGAAACGCAGAAGATTTGGCGGCACTCAGCAATGTACTCTGGACCAACCCAGAGCTAGCCCTAGAGGAATTTATAGCACACGATGCACTAACAACATTCTTAGACAAGCAAGATTTTGATCAAGTAGAGAAAAACTTTGTGTTGCCAACAGGATTCCGCGCTGTATTTGGGGACAAAAGTAAGGGTCCCCATGTGGCTATTATGAGTGAATTTGATGCCCTACCTGACATAGGGCATGCTTGTGGACATAATCTCATTTCTGAGGTGGGCGTGGCAGCCGCTCTTGGGGTCAAGGCTGCACTCAAATCTGTGGATGTGCCATTTGGACAG GTGAGTTTACTGGGGACCCCAGCAGAGGAGGAGCACGGGGGAAAGATTGACTTCATCAAAGCGGGCGTGTTCAAGGATGTGGATGCTGCCATGATGGCCCACCCTGCCCAGTATGAGGTGCTCCGACCAAACTATGTGGCCATCTCCGA AATCATCATTGACTTCATAGGTGTAGAGGCTCATGCGGCTGAGTTTCCCTGGGAAGGAGTTAATGCCCTTGATGCGGCCATCTTGTGCTACAACAATGTCTCCTGTATGAGGCAGCAGCTTGATCCGGGCTGGATGATTCATG GCATTGTGACTGACGGAGGAGCCAGGCCTAACATCATCCCCCGGCGGGCCTCGCTGGAGTACTACATCCGCACACCCAAAAACCGCGACCTCAAGAAGCTAGAGAGGAAACTCAGAAACTGTATTCAGGGGGCTGCACTAGCCACTAACTGTGAG GTGCAGGTCAAAGTGAGGTCATCGTTCCTGAACCTGCTGTCCAACGAGACGATGATCAAGAAGTACGAGGAGTACACCACACAGCTGGGGACGGAGGTGGACACGGACGAGACGCACCAGGCCCTGGGGGGTGGATCCACAGATATGGGGAACGTGTCGTACGAGGTCCCCAGCATTCACCCAGACTTTGCCATCGGATCTGATTGTAACACACACACCAAAGAGTTTACACCAGCTGCAG GTTCAAAGGAGGCGCAGATCTACACACTACGAGCGGCCAAGTCACTGGCCATGCTGTGCATTGACATCATGACGGACAAAGACCTCCTTGATAAAATCAAGCAGGAGTTTGAAGAGGAGTCGCAGTGA
- the LOC105336141 gene encoding galanin receptor 2a-like has product MTNQSVVEINTSVEINTTSVHDGNLLHCVEEESLILIMALVIWVLGVIGNTVTFFKIVLNKRLRRPVSVSIACLTVADFCSLCMQFIRIPISQCFFLTGIGVKMIVLDITAVAIHSSTMHIVILAAIRYCLIVYPFHTKWRLTSGKVIASSGVSWAISVCLGISYGIYNRKYYNKTIDKQTDAIVQLLIGLYVLLVPVTFFVIFYIKELRTMKKSLLPKRTSKSIKSISKMISIILILYCVFILPYVVADLCRVLYFHDVFGDSGDATVYQSVVIPIYSVAQITILLNYTVNPFIYFLFSRMIFRVRSWPFRSKLSYRPRKRREQNGI; this is encoded by the coding sequence ATGACAAACCAAAGTGTTGTAGAGATTAACACTAGTGTGGAAATAAACACTACGAGTGTTCACGATGGCAATCTCCTACACTGTGTCGAAGAGGAAAGTCTCATTTTGATCATGGCGCTGGTGATTTGGGTGTTAGGGGTAATAGGAAACACTGTGACCTTCTTCAAAATCGTCCTCAACAAACGGCTACGGCGCCCCGTGTCTGTCTCCATAGCCTGCCTGACCGTCGCAGACTTCTGCAGTCTGTGTATGCAGTTTATACGGATACCTATATCCCAATGCTTTTTTCTCACAGGTATCGGCGTCAAAATGATTGTCCTTGACATCACGGCGGTTGCCATCCATTCTTCAACCATGCACATTGTTATTCTCGCTGCCATTCGATATTGTCTGATCGTGTACCCATTCCATACAAAATGGCGCCTCACTTCCGGGAAAGTCATAGCAAGTTCCGGTGTTTCCTGGGCCATTAGCGTCTGTCTGGGAATATCTTACGGAATATATAACCGGAAATACTACAACAAGACAATAGACAAACAAACCGACGCCATTGTCCAGCTTTTGATTGGTTTATACGTTCTGTTGGTTCCGGTGAcgttttttgtcattttctaCATCAAAGAATTACGAACCATGAAAAAATCTCTTCTTCCAAAACGGACATCGAAATCAATCAAAAGCATCTCCAAGATGATATCGATAATCCTTATTCTCTACTGTGTGTTCATTTTGCCGTACGTGGTCGCCGATTTATGTCGCGTTCTGTACTTCCATGATGTATTCGGCGACTCTGGAGATGCGACAGTGTATCAATCTGTAGTCATTCCGATTTACTCCGTGGCACAGATTACGATTTTATTAAACTACACTGTGAATCCCTTCATCTACTTCCTGTTCTCAAGGATGATCTTCCGGGTCCGGTCTTGGCCTTTCCGGAGCAAACTATCATATCGACCGCGCAAGCGCCGGGAACAGAATGGCATTTAA